ttacaactaaattaaaaggtgatgtattctggagctaattttaaaggtaatgtgcaatatgcaaatttgaaaatagttcgtgtatttttcggctattaatccatttaaatattatctttttaatGTAGTATAGATTTTTCGATTTTAAATAAGGCTGAAGTGGCTGCTCAACTGAgataatttagattatatttattcataaaattcaaaaaatagtactccctccgtcccaaacaaaatgtcctgttttcctttttgggttgtcccaaacgaaatgtcttgtttcattttttggcaatacactctctctatacttaatactccctccgtcccaataaaagtggccacctttccattttggtttgtcccattaaaagtggccactttccaAAATAGGAAAGTTTGAACTTAATTAAGcccattaaataaaaattaattaagcttctaattaaacttatctCATCTATCATCTCTCCTCTATTCCTCACTGAGGCTCGCTCGGTCTTCTCACCAAGGAGTCcgccttcttcttctccggccgTCTCAGCCGCCGGTGAGGCTGCCTCCGGCCGAGGACGCCGTTGCTTTCTCAGTTTTATCTCTCAGTTTTTGTCAATTTGTGAAACATCAAGAGAGCCCTAATTTTCTCCTCTGAAATCGAAATTGCCACCGCCCTGCAACCTCCGGCGTCGTTGTCGCCTCAAGGCCGACGTTGCTCCGCtttagcctggcatatctcctTCGCGCTCCTTCTTCCTCTCTCTGTAATTCTGGAGACGCGCTGCCGCCTGAACATTTTTGTGGTTTGCGATCTGGTTTGCGATTTGAGATCTGGTTTGCGGTTTGTAAGATCCCCGTCTGAATCCCTCGTCTGAATCCAACACCGGCGTCGCAGTCACCGTTGCCGACGCCGTCTGCCAGGAAAGAAAGTGGGATTTGATTTCTTAATTGATTCTTTAATTTTGGTGTCTGGTTTGGCGGAAGCCTTGGATTGGGGGCCTAGGGTTCCGATTGCAGCGGTGAGAGCCCTAGATCTGAGGGTTGCGTGGATTTCGGGCATGGCGGTGGCTGCTCTGCCATCGCCGGTAAACCAGATATGGTGGCGCGATTTAGGGGCTGGGCTTTCAGGCGGTTGGTTCGacaggagagagagagctcgacgTAGGTGAAGTCAGATGTGGGTGTCTGGTTCGCGAtgataggagagagagagagctcgacgGCGAGGGGCGACCGCCGTCGCCGTCGTCCAGGTGCAGTGAGAAGGAGAAGAAGTTAGATGGAGGAAAGTAATTATCTAATTAAACTTGGTGGACCACACTCAATTAACTCATAACaataagtttcttaatctccgtgcccaaataaaAGTgcccacttttattgggacggaggaagtatttaaataatttccaccaacccactttatatataaaaaacacatttcttaatctccgtgccgaaaaaaaataggatatttcgtttgggacggagggagtaagagtTTTGTGGTTGAATAgtgtcaaaaataaaaaacgcACACTTTATGATAAGAAGTATACATTTTTACAGAatagagggagtataaaataaaaaattatgataatttaatcACTTTGCCTGATCTAGGGTTCGAATTCTAgaagtatttttctttttttaatttatccTTTGTCACGACGACTTTATAATGTTTCATAGAGAatcatactatattttattaggATCTGGACTCATTTGAACCACTCTATATacatgtatttaaataattttctatAAAAGAAAAACATTGAGTGAATGGAAGATCTTTGGCTTACAGTCATTCAAGATACTTCCTGGAATATGAATTCAAATCAAAATAACTATATGATGAATCTATAATGATTTACAGTTACAATGTAGAAGAAAATCacctgtatatatataaaaaagaatacaataCAATGGTTGAACAGTCATAGCAGCAACTTCAACCACCAAAAGGAACTGATTTTCAAATGACAAAACATCATATTCAGCAATCAGCATCAACTAATATGCTTGTTAGTTGTTTCTACTTGGTTAGAGGAGGCTCTCCCAGCCACTTTGCACGAAAGCCCGTCCCTTTACAATCTGCGCAGCATGCAGAACCCTGTAAACATAAACACGAACTTGTGTAAGATGATCGGTGGTCTACTTCTTGATTCCCTAAGCATTTCCTTGGTAGTTAGAGTTTACCTTTCCGGTGCAGATGACGCATGTAGTGTTTCTTGAAGGAACTTGGCACAGCATGTTGTCACCGATGATGAAGAACCCCGTTCCACTGCACCATTTGCATTCAACGTGCCCCTTTGAGTCGCACGAAGAACAAGCAACAGGCGTTGGTTGCTGATATTTGTAAGGGATGGTTTGTGttaggagaaagagagagtcaATAACAGGAAGAGCTTCAGGAATTATGCAGGCCAAGCATGTAATCAGGTCAATAATGGTTCACTTTCTCTCCCGTTTCAACGGATTTATGAGATGCAAATGTTTTTGCCAGTCTATGCATCTCTATACACATCACTACAAAGTACAAGAGACGAACCATTTACAGTTCGTGTAACAATATTCAGAAAAGTTACAAACTTAATTCAGAGAAAAAGAGCCTATGAAGTGTTAGTTGAAGTTACTTCAACTCAATACATAATCTTGATTCTATCAAGCAACCGATGCTCTTACACATTCATGTAGCAAAACAAGAGAAGTTCTTATACATTCATCATACCACTTTGAGAAGCTCTTAAACAAGACAAGTGACAAACAATTGGTGAACATCTTACTAACAATTCGAAAAACCTACTACTTTAATAACAAGTTTTATCCCCCGAAAACGATTGACTATGCTATCTTTATAAACATCAAGCGTTTACACTTCGGACACATCCAAACCCCCGACACTTTCTTGATTCAGCTTCACAACTTCACTGCAGCTCTTACAAATTCATCGTATTCAACGTGTTGAAGTAATAAATGTTCGACCTTATCAAAGATCTAAAGGTTTCGGATGCATCTAATACATGTAAGAAGGCTGTTTCATTCTCTGACAAAAATGGGATGATAATGAGAGCAAGTGAGCAACTAAAACAGTAAAATCACAAGCATAGCAGCAAACGAAGGTCGAACAAGATTCCATGGCTACTCAAATCCGAACAAACTAATTCGCTCACAAACCTCTTCGTCTAATCCAAATTATCCAATAACATACAATCATCACAGAATTACAGCTATCGCAATTTATCAACACACAAAACCACCAAGAGCTAAACCATTCCAACCCCCTTTTGCAAACTGAGAAACCCAAAACATAACCCTAATAATTTCTCCTAACCTAAAACCACAATTAACTGAAAAAACTCGAATTATGCCCCTCTTCTACTTCCTTACTCCGATAATTGGTACTGGAATTCACCTATCGCGGATGAACTCGGATTTGAATAATATCTCTTCATATTTTCCCATACCATCAAACGGTTccatttcttaatttatttattttcttaaagaaAGCACGAAACCCAGAAAAAACCTTGCATAAAGTAATCGAAATTGATCGAGAAAAGTTACCTGAGAAATCAACCACGCACGTTCCATGCGGTTCACGAAATTAGAGCTCCCATATGATTCCACCATTGAAGCTCTCACACCAATCCTCCTCGGCATAACAAATACCACTTTTTTCGACGGCGCAACAAATTTCACCGAATATAAATTCATGGGTCTATAACAAGAGCAGCTACTGCTcgacatttttcaaaattttcctaTTTCTTCTGCCCAACTAATCTCAAACTACGATCGCAAAAGAAATTACAGGTGCTAAGTTTCAAACCGGATGCAACGAAATAAGGAACAAAGAAGATATTTTGAGGGGCGCCGCTGGATTTCTACGCGCTAAATTTTGCAGGGATTTTGTAATTAAAATGAGAATTTATTGTGGCGCAAAACTGTTATGCTGAAACTTCCGCCCGCTTTTACGAAGAAGAAGTGAAGACAAACACGTCTACCTGCCGCCATATCGGGCCTTTTGGGCCCCTTCTATAGGTTCGGGCCTTCAATTATGGATTTTTTGGAGTCGTCGGCCCGGCCCAATGAAAACACTAATAGTAttttttgactttttttttttgacttggaaAACACTATAGTATTAGGGTGGTGTttgaattattttcaatttgtttttttaaactCATAATTTATGCCTTTTTTagtttcatatttattttcaataatatttattacAGTGAATACAATTTATGCATTTATTCATGACAACTTATGGATACATTATAGTGAGAggaatattcatatatatatatatatatatatatataattaagataaaaatataaaattcctTAAATTCCACAAGTGCTATATATAATCAATTAACATATTTCAATTAGTATACATTAAAGAATAATTTGATTGGAGTGAATTGTGTCACAAAAAGGAAGTAATTTTAGATTAcatttattattgtaattttttttttgaactttaAAGGCATAAAATGATGAGTTTAGAAGTTTGGGAATAGAAGTATTCTAGAATGCTATGTATAAGTTAGAATTGCTATGAGCTCTCCAgtatttttctctttatataATAAACTAGTGTATTATTCGTagaaatttgaagaaaaaatattttacgtTGTGATTTATAATTACATTATCTTATTTTTATGGTAataacatattaaatatatatatatgaattttttatgtaattagtttaatccaatcaaattaaattaatggtacattttaaattatattaaccttgatttttaattcaataataatagaaaattgaTATCAAATGGTTATGAACAATTTCGAACTTTAAAAGATACTAACATGGATTCAGATGTAATCATGTAGAAAGGAACTAACTCAAAAGAGGGtcgattaaaaagaaaaagaaaaaaaaagcccAAACTAGAATTAGAGGGCAATCATAAAATAATTGCAAATAATCGaaagatatttaaatattaacttGATATAAGCTATTAAAAACAAGGTAAAATTAgattataatttgaaataaaatatcttTAATTTATATCTGATCAAAGTCTTTACTGATTACTGCAATTAGGGGTGGAacggtacggtataccttattaaatcgaccatactttataccttacctttacctccggtatggagaaaattcatacatttaccttACCTTTAGCTACGATATACCttagttcggtataccttaagtacggtatggagaatatacaaaacctttaccttacctttatttcggtataccgtactttcatggtataccgcactttaacggtataccaaaataatcgATATTACcaaaatcgaaaaaattcaatacggtaaaaaattgataacttatttatttaaaacatgtttagataatgaataatatttaacaaatataataatgacataataattaaaatatatcacaaataaacaaaaagtaatacatttattattaatgataTCAATGTAAAGTTATATGAGATTTATAAGTTAGACATAAtctaagttataatataatatcaatattaattataactatactattatatacatagatgttacacgtcagatgtataatttattgtagaacaataatcttagttatataatatagaatattatattataactgtgTTATGacatcaatataaataattcagttatattaaattatataacttacatactatattatattttattaacttttatagcatttgatgatatttatattcgcatatttatatgcattcatgtaatatataggaaattatatagatgttataagttacatataatttatatgttagacgtaatattatttactataatataatactaatattataactatgctattatatatgtaactattataagttagatgtataatctattgtaaaacaatcattttagttatatattataactatacaataatatcaaaataaacaattttattttattgtatgaattatactatatactatattttatttgtttttgtatcatttgatgatatttataaattcatgtacaattgtatatattcacataatatagattatatacatcattttataaaatttataaatgtttttaaaaatataaacataaaaatatatattatatattttaaaactatagattttgatacgatatataccTCGATTTCCAgtataccaatatatacggacaactgcggtatatcaaaataaggtattgtaccttattaccggtatataccgaatattaaggtataccagaataaggtatgataccgcatcaccGGTATATACAGTAATATTCAGTATACCAGTAATACACTATCATACCGTGTTccggtatatacctttaatatgatatttattgatttttccgGTATATACCTcggtatcggtatacaccgGTATACCCCGGTATCTAGAAAATCCATGCCTTtaccttaccgtaaatcttcAGTACGGTATCATACATTACCAAAAAaatcggtataccttaaattcggtattttgCAGTATTTTACCGTACGGTATAGCCggtataccgagttttcggtatatttttccAACCCTAACTGCAATACAGAATCAGTTTAAAACTTGAGTctgaatataaaaaaaaattaaattaaattgacaattaaattaacaaattctAACAAGAGTTGGAAAAGGTTTAATAGTTGGGCACAACCAAACAGGCCCTTCCGGCAGCAGATCTTTTGATTCACAACCAAAGACGTCTCTTCCGCCGCAGCCGCCATTACAAAATCTATATACAGGAATTCTCAATTCCGAGTTTCTGTGTGTGTGAATTTCTCAACGCGAGCTAGAAAAATTAATCATGGACAAGGGAAAATCAGTGATGGGTTCGGGCCGGCGATGGGCCGTCGGATTCACGGACAATTCGGCGTCCCCTTCATCGCGTGATATTCCTGATCCGCCCGGCTTCACGCGGGCTTCCCAAGATCAGGTATGTTCACCTCTGTAATCGTCTACGATTAACTACCCCAAGTAAAATTATCAATGTTCACCTCTGTAATCGTCTACGATTAACTACACCAAGTAAAATTATCAACTGTTAGAGTGAAAATCTGTAGTAGATATTGTTGTTAGTGTTTGAGTTTACGGGATTTAGTTTTGATGGAATGTTTTGGGGGTTTGAGTGATGTGACTTGCCTTTTCTGGATTAGGATGATTCGGCTGTGAGCAAGCAGAAGAAGGATGCTGAGGCAAATTGGAAAGCCCAGGTAAAATTTATGAGTTTTAGTGATTTGATTTGGATGCGattgtcatttttttatgtCGTGAGGAAGTATGTGCGGATGCGATGTTGTTGGAATAAGAATTGTTTCTAATTGAAATCGAGTTTTCTGTTGATCGATTGTGTTGTTTGTGATGGTTTTTGATCATGTATTAATTAGGGTAAAAGTTTTGAGTTCCTTTTTTTATGTTGGGGTTTGGATCGAATTGCTTGAATTTTTTGATATATTTCTAGGTTTACTCTGTGTCTGACTTTCTCAATAATGCATGTAATGTTAGCATGTTTTTGATTCTGATATTACCGTGAAGTTGACTGCTTCATTAGAAATCTATGTCAATCGGCGATTTAAAGAGTTCCAAATAGGAGTTATCTTTGTCATGATTTCTCAGACAtgtttggaacttggattcatgtGAAGAAATTCTCAAAGGAGAAGAATTTCCTAGTCTAATGTGAAGGAACCTATATGTTGTAGACATTTTGCTTTATTACTCCTCACTAAAATCCAAGTGCAAATTGCAACAGTTAATAGGAGGAGAGGGAGTTTCTCGTCTTTACATGTTGGGTTTCGTTGGTAGCTATAAGCTGCTGCTTTTTGTTATTCAATAGTGTTGCTGTCTTATTTCAATGCTTTTGGTGGTGGGTGGTGTAGTTTTTGTTGTTGCGTACTAAATGATCTTTATTGAGGTTTGTTTAGTTTATAAATCTTGGCTCCTCTTTACTGTACTGGTCGATTTGTAAAATTTTTGATAGTTTTGTGCTTTTAGTTTTCTGCTGTTTGGCTTTATTACCTCATCTTAGATAGAATTGTTTCTTAAGCTACTAAAAACATTCATTTGTATGTACAGAAAGCATGGGAGGTCGCACAAGCACCCTTTAAGAATTTGATGATGATGGGATTCATGATGTGGATGGCTGGAAGCACAGTTCATCTATTTAGCATTGGCATAACATTTTCGGCTCTTCTACAGCCAGTCAACGCACTTCGGGGGGTTGGGAAAAGTGAGTTCATTTACCATTTTCTACAGTCGGTTGCCTTTCTATGATTTGTAGTGCTTGAATCACAAAAAGTATATACTCTTCAGTTTTAACGTGCATTACAACCATAAGAGTTCTAGGTATTGGATTTATGTGGCCGTCCTCAtgcattattattttttgaccTTCCTTcatttttatgtataacacaTGAAATCGTGGTTGCTGCAATATTTAGATGTTGCTATAGTTATATTCTTGTTTTCATCTCATAGTTTGGCTTTGATTATGTACGAACTAACTGGAATGATGAGGGCTTTACCTCGGAATGTTCTACATTATTCTAACCTTTTCGATTCACTTAAACCTTGCTGACTTGGTACTACTGTTGCTTTTGTAGTGTTTGAGCCTTACAAGGACAACAAAGTCGACCTTCTAGCACCTAAATTAGTATTCATTGCCCTTAATGTGGCAGCGTTAGGGCTGGGCATCTGGAAGGTTGGTTCTCGAGTTTCTATAGAAGTCATTATAACTCCTCTTCGTTGCGTTTTGAAGTATTTGTGAGAGCTCATCAAATTCTTTTTGTCGACAGCTTAACACACTTGGTCTTCTTCCAACTCATTTATCAGATTGGGTTTCGTCCTTGCCTCCACCACAGGTTTGTTGATCATACTAAACTCCATGATTTTTCCaaatataaactcaaataaatatatcttctaaagACAGGGACTTCATAGACTGAGAAGCTTCACAAATTTCCTAGTTTTGCTCACTCGTATCATCATTCCATCGCTCTTACTCCTTCTGTTTTGATCTTCAGGAGGTCGAGTACTCCGGTGGAGGTATCCCGCTTCACTAGCTTCTCCTCCAGTCGAAAATAGGACTCGACAAGAGCCGTTGGATTGAAGGGCATGATCTGAGGTGTAGGTGAAATCCTCTACCTATAGAAGTCATATTCAAACTGGATTTTATAGTCCCTCAAAATCTGCAGTCAGGAAAAAAACAACTAGAATATTTCAGTTTATTCTGGGAGGAATTCTAGCATcgcttttttatttttgaatttggatGATGTAACATAACTTGattattagttttattttattttgttttattttaccAATTTTGGTGAACTTGATACTGTTGGGAGTGGAGGTGATGTGCCAGTTTGGTCACCGGAAAAATCATCTGAATCAACTATAGCACCGCTTTTATTTGCTGAAATTTACTTTGTCCCGATCTTTGAGTGTTTTTGCGACGGCCCGACTTATCTAAGGGCCACACGTTGTTTTTTGGTGCTCTAACTGAAGAGGCATTCTCccgtgcaatcggttgcaccgtgcaactagTTTCTGAATGATactatttcaacatacaaatgacacttgaagcttcaagtgtcatttgtatgttgaagtaatgTCATTCGAAAATGTTTAAGCGTTATTTCCCGAATTAAATAGTGTCATTTTGGAAACTAATTGTACTGTGTAATCGGTTGCACAAGAGTATTTGAGCTAATTGAATTAGGTTAATTAGCAGAAATAATTAATCCTTCTAACTTTGCTTAAAAACTTGGTTAATTAGCGAAAATAATTAATCGATGTTCGAATCGATTGCTTAAAAGAATCCAGTTTGACACGGAGGATAAGAACTCCGGTAAAATTTGAATAACTTGTAAAAAACAGTTAAATGTTTGATAGCAACTCAATTGTTCGGTTTGTTTAAACAAATAATATTGTTCTTAAATGTCATGCAGGGCATATTTAAAAGATGAGTTTGTTTGGGAGACTCGGCTGAATCAAATCACACACCTATACTTTTAACTTGTGTACACACTCTGATCTCTTGTCGGGGTCAGAGCTGATCGTCTTGATTCGAGACCTGAACCCGGCTTATAATTTTGTAACAAccagccaaattttttttacatgCACTCACAGATAAAACTCATTTTCTTTAATTATAAAAAGTGGGTTTACTAACCAAAATTACTTCGTGAATACAACCCACTTGTAAAATATGGAGTTGGAGTGATCTCAAGCTGTAGATTATGCCTTAGCTTGATTATGCATAATCAAAACCGGAGATTATGCATTATTTATACTCATTTTACTTGTATTGATTCCTTAGCTAGGTTAAATCACTCATGTTCTTCAAAACTTTGCACAAAACACATTTTGACTCATTATGCATATGCAATTTAACTCAAGCAAGTAATCTTTGAAAATTGACTCTCAACACTTAAATTTGTTTTCAAACTTTTGAGCTCTCAAGGGGCAGTTTTCAAACAGACACCACTTCTGCCTTATAGCTCTAATATAGGCTCCAAAGGACATTATGGAAACTAGACCTTGCAaggattatttttcaatttgaaTCAAGTAAATCAGAGTTCAAACGAAAAAGTATGACCTCTCAAAGATAGACACTTGTTAAGAAAAATCTGGAAATTCCAGAAACTAGAACTTGGTCTGCGgactattttcaaaaattcatatctcTCATTTCTAAAGTTCACTGGGGACCCAAATGGTCAATCCAGAAACTAGGGAGAGTGTAGAACACTTCTCCAATTGGACTCAACCACAGAAGGTTTATGGTTCAAGAGATGTTCATACTTGAAAATCAATGCTCAACTAGGGTTTCAAATCGACAGACTTAGAACGTAAATTAGAAAATCGAACTTGGGCCTTTCCGCAAATGCTGATATTTTATACAGAAACTCACAACATACAAAATAATACGCTGTAGAAAAATGAGATCAAAACTCAAAGGTTTGGATCAGCCCTTGTTTTCCAAAGTTGTAGGCTTACAGAACCTACTGGGAGGTTCACTGGGCGAGCACTGGACTTCAAAAATTTGCACCAGCCGTTTCCCTCACCCAAAAATAGTGAAGCAAGTGGAAAAATAAATCTAAAGGAATTTAGAACAACATATCCATTTGAAAAAATTCTACAAAAACTAAATCTAATCTGGGTACCAATGTTTGAAAAATCACATAATATTTTCAAGATCGCTGAAAGCTCTAAAACTTTACTACAAGGCAGAAGACATACAAAAGTGCATACTGtaaaatttgggaatttttcgGAATAATTTGATCGGTTGGAATCACCTCGCAAAAGACTGCCAAAACAGTGAGCCTACGGCAGATTCCAACCCTCATCCCAAACTTGGTTTCTAGCCTTAAAAAACTCATCAAACTCACCAACAAGGACCAAAAACACACACCATAACAtaattgttgggaaattaattgaaatatcatatcattggttttgatgatcccaaaacacTTAGTTTCTCATTCTTTAGACTAGAGTTTTTCTGAACTCatgtgttagagttcatttccTAGTTAGACTGAAGTACCGAAAATTGAAGATCGGAAGACTGAATACTGAAGTACGGAAGACCAACTGAATCAAAACGCTGACTCAACTGAAGGACTCTTACTAAAGTATCAGTGTTAGGGATATCACGCCACGTCAGATAAAACACTGACTGATGCTGAAGTAGAATATCAGATGAAACCTCAGATTGATTCCTGATCtgaactgatacttcagtttaAGGATGTTTCACTCAGTTCAAACATAGCCACGTGGAAAGTAAGCTGTTGACTACCAATACAagctgcatttaatgcggagaTATGCAGAATCGTCCTTTAGAGTGCAGAGTTTCCCATTTCGTGTTGTTTTATTCTGCAACACCATATCCTATGAAAGCAAGGACGATACTTACTTTCAGTTTAAGGAGACCGAAGATTGAGTACCTGAGCAAGATTCAAATATGAGTCACAACGGCAGAAAATGAAGAAGGACcacctccaacggatctattcttcagacgctgcctataaatagagctcaaggatctacctcattcttcaccgattcaacgcaCAAAGCTGAAACTTTGTCGAACTAAAGAGCCAACTATTTTCACTGCATtcaagcttgaatcgaagaagagaataaccATTTCTGTAATTATCAATCCACCTGATATACATGCATTCTCTTAGTTTTTCTAGGCATATACTTTCTGAATCCTTAGCCTAGAATTTGATTACTTGAGAGTCTATTCTTAATAATCTTAGTTGGAAATTCGAACCCTTTTCTAAAATAGCGAaaatagagtttgagagagagttcTAGACAATTGTCTGGACTCTAGGTCGTTTAGCACCCGCAAGCTAGACGTGTGGTTTACTTAGCCCCAGTAAGCTAAGAAAAAGAAATCCAACGGTTGTTGGCACTGAAACGAGTGTTTCAGTTGTAagatttgttgtgcacccgtaagcacgagttgaatcgattgtcagtgtgatctattgaccgtggacgtaggaatcgTTATTCTGAACCAtgtaaaaatctttgtgttattGATATTCTAAAGGATAAACCCTAAAACTGATAATCTGGTTCACTAAAGGCTATTTCCTAAAATCGTTTCCGCTTCTGTGTTATCGGTCCAACTGATAAGACTGAAACCATAT
The genomic region above belongs to Salvia miltiorrhiza cultivar Shanhuang (shh) chromosome 5, IMPLAD_Smil_shh, whole genome shotgun sequence and contains:
- the LOC131024858 gene encoding uncharacterized protein LOC131024858, with amino-acid sequence MSSSSCSCYRPMNLYSVKFVAPSKKVVFVMPRRIGVRASMVESYGSSNFVNRMERAWLISQQPTPVACSSCDSKGHVECKWCSGTGFFIIGDNMLCQVPSRNTTCVICTGKGSACCADCKGTGFRAKWLGEPPLTK
- the LOC131024859 gene encoding uncharacterized protein LOC131024859 translates to MDKGKSVMGSGRRWAVGFTDNSASPSSRDIPDPPGFTRASQDQDDSAVSKQKKDAEANWKAQKAWEVAQAPFKNLMMMGFMMWMAGSTVHLFSIGITFSALLQPVNALRGVGKMFEPYKDNKVDLLAPKLVFIALNVAALGLGIWKLNTLGLLPTHLSDWVSSLPPPQEVEYSGGGIPLH